In one Macaca nemestrina isolate mMacNem1 chromosome 2, mMacNem.hap1, whole genome shotgun sequence genomic region, the following are encoded:
- the LOC105488915 gene encoding ubiquitin-conjugating enzyme E2 E2 isoform X1, producing MRVPVKVLASPPLKPPRRPRFSPLLSLLVVPSPWDAPRPPPSEPGLRAGPSCHFTFPRRLPTPSPDQWGSPPGRAPAPAPSRPRAGGGGAGEEVGARRRTADVGLALSRSLPGGCAGTRTRGCARGRPGGGGSRRWWLHFPGLRGSHSDSRGQQPQEPELERPGAAAAAALRDLKCPLRHKELMTVQALVEEVPMEINVKVFSKNQKENKFSPRKRREKYPAKPLLNCQLVLKEFRRNLQKLHWTLLPTVG from the exons ATGCGCGTGCCCGTCAAGGTCCTTGCGTCCCCTCCCCTCAAGCCACCCCGTCGGCCTCGGTTTTCCCCACTTCTCTCCCTCCTTGTCGTTCCTTCCCCGTGGGACGCCCCTCGCCCACCCCCGTCAGAGCCCGGCCTGCGCGCGGGACCCAGCTGTCACTTTACTTTTCCACGCCGcctccccaccccctctcccGACCAGTGGGGCAGCCCGCCCGGGCGCGcgcccgcccccgccccctcGCGGCCGCGCGCCGGAGGAGGAGGGGCGGGGGAGGAGGTAGGCGCGCGGCGCCGCACGGCCGACGTGGGGCTCGCGCTCTCGCGGTCTCTCCCAGGCGGGTGCGCGGGGACGCGCACTCGCGGGTGCGCGCGCGGACGGCCGGGCGGCGGCGGCTCCCGGAGGTGGTGGCTTCACTTTCCAGGACTCAGGGGCAGCCACAGCGACAGCCGCGGGCAGCAGCCTCAGGAGCCGGAGCTGGAACGGCCGggggcggcggcagcggcggcgctGAGG GATCTAAAATGTCCACTGAGGCACAAAGAGTTGATGACAGTCCAAGCACTAGTGGAGGAAGTTCCGATGGAGATCAACGTGAAAGTGTTCAGCAAGAACCAGAAAGAGAACAAGTTCAGCCcaagaaaaaggagggaaaaatatCCAGCAAAACCGCTGCTAAATTGTCAACTAGTGCTAAAAG